One segment of Heterodontus francisci isolate sHetFra1 unplaced genomic scaffold, sHetFra1.hap1 HAP1_SCAFFOLD_1164, whole genome shotgun sequence DNA contains the following:
- the LOC137365577 gene encoding NADH dehydrogenase [ubiquinone] 1 beta subcomplex subunit 11, mitochondrial-like has product MAALAGVLLRRCCRGPRLRLPTRASCRPLTNTGSAPGSASALAGAQDHPVGYGDAQHPEVNLYDKNPDYHGFSSDPTVDVWNMRLAFFFGISLAIVVGSIFVHYLPDRGMRQWARREAERRLKLYEAQGLPPIGENYFDADKIVLPPPDAE; this is encoded by the exons ATGGCGGCGCTGGCGGGTGTCCTCCTGAGGCGCTGCTGCCGCGGCCCCCGACTCCGGCTCCCGACGCGGGCCTCCTGCAGGCCCCTCACTAACACCGGCTCGGCCCCAGGCTCTGCCTCGGCCCTGGCCGGCGCCCAGGATCACCCGGTCGGTTACGGCGATGCCCAGCACCCGGAGGTCAACCTGTACGACAAG AATCCCGACTACCATGGCTTCAGCTCGGACCCTACAGTCGACGTCTGGAACATGCGGCTGGCGTTTTTCTTCGGGATCTCGCTGGCGATCGTGGTGGGCTCCATTTTCGTCCACTATCTGCCCGATCGCGG GATGCGACAGTGGGCACGGAGGGAGGCAGAGCGAAGGCTGAAACTCTACGAGGCCCAGGGACTGCCCCCGATTGGCGAAAACTACTTCGACGCGGACAAGATCGTCCTCCCTCCTCCGGACGCAgagtga